The Raphanus sativus cultivar WK10039 chromosome 6, ASM80110v3, whole genome shotgun sequence sequence tttattttatttatatattcttgttCGAAGGTGAAACTTATGTAAGCATTCTCACAAGAAAaataagagaaagaaagaaaagcccTAGCAGACTTGTTGCATTCTCCGCtaaagagaaacagagaaaacgCGAGAGCTCATCATGCCGACTTCAGCAGAGGAAACCACAGATTTTATAATAACACGAGAAGATAGACAAGCTGCGAAAACATTAGTAGCACTAAGCCAAGGTAAACGATATCATCCaagagaagaaggtgaagaaaaGTGTAAAGAGGTAGACAATTCCGAGGAAACCATGATGATTATTAAGGCATGGAACCTAGCTAAGCCCGACCCGGTGGAGAATATACCTAGCAATGTGGCTGACTTGGTGGAGCGATTCAGTGAACCGATAAAGAAGCAGCTTAGGGTGAGTGACGTGAAGGATAATCTACGTAGGCTCCTGTTAGGGAAGGATCAAGTGAATAAAAAGATGCGTCCTCTTTTAATAGGTTCTGAGATTAAGCGATTGAGAGAAGGGCTTGATGTTACGGTGTATGGACCAGGGAATGTGGTTCAGAATATGACGTTCAAGAAGTGGACCAAGGGCCAGCCTGTGTTGACTTCGGGATGGAAAGGGTTCGTTGATGCATGTGAACTCAAGGAGCATTGTGATTTTCTACACATTTGGATGTTTAGGCACAGAGTGACTCGTAAGCTTTGCTTCGTTATTGAGAAGACTAACTATTCTACAATAACGAAACCGCTGGCTAAGGAGATCTCGGACCAAATTAATTAGGGTTTTCATGAGTTGTTTGTGTgcgttttttcttttctttttttttggtaggggAACATAAGTGGTTTTTAGGGTTATCAACTTATAATTAGTGTCCTTTCACGAGGATTTGATTGAGGCTACCTTTCAAAATTCTAGTTATAGCTTTTGTGTATGCTACTTATGGCATTTTTTTGTTGTCTACGAATTGTGTTAAGTATGGCAGTTTTAGATTCTTTTTGTTCTGGCAATGAGCCGTGAGGTCACGGAGACCAAATATTATAAAGCATACAAATACATGGTTGACAACTGACAAGTCCAGTAGGTCATAAATAATCGATCATCTATAGACGGGGTCAAATTTTGGGATTGAGTTTTCATTCAGGAAAGTGAGAATATTTGCACACGAACAAATGCAATTAAATATAGTGAATTAAAGACAAAGAAACATTTGTTATGTAAAGACCTTTTTGGTGTAAATGTTAAATGTAAGAAAGACCTTGGTTGATGATATGCACTCTAGCTTGTACCAATCCAATCCAGTTTCAGTAATTTGTGTACGTAAATTAGCAGTTAGACTAGGCGTCTCATACGCATTTACTAATGTCTAATCCAAGTCGAGAACTACCTGTAAATACATGTGTCAGATCTCagactactttttttttgtcaacagatCTCAGACTACTTAATTTAGAAACACTACCAAATAGCTACTTTCTTAATTGACTTTCCTATATAGGCTATAGAAATTAGAAAGACCATTGTCAACATATTGGCAACACTcagatatgaatatatatatatatatatatatatatataaataagaaattacattaattattaatattcaCGACATGCAGTAATATACTGTATCAAGCTGACCAGATAGTTAAGAAAACATATAGTGTCAATTTAATAGTTTTTGCTTAATCagtttaacatatttaaaacaaGATTTCATGACATGCAATGatatcaaacacacacacatatatatatatatatatatatatatatatatatatatatatatatatatatataacatctaGCTGAactagttttcaaaaaaaaaataataataaaaaataataataatactataaTATAACAATTTACCTTTCTCGTTTAGCTGAACTAGATGAaacaaagtatttataaaaacatatttcgCCAACTGTTTGAAGATTTTTGTTGGGATAAAGATCCCACATTGGAATATGAAAGGGacattagtaatatataagggacttgggtcacaccactaattgtcaattgattttaagtggaagcccaagaaacttatcatggtatcagaacGGGCCCAATACCCTGACCCTTTAATCCGGTCCGGACAGTGGCCCGATCAACCCATTAAGCTGATGGTCCAGAGAAGGCTCAGTTCTCCGAGATTGCTAGAGAATAAAAGCATTGTCTCGGAGGAGTATGATGGATTCGCGAGATTAATGGTTATACGCACCATTATCTCGAGGGAGGGTGTTGGGATAAAGATCCCACATTGGAAATATGAAAGGGacattagtaatatataagggacttgggtcacaccactaattgccaattggttttaagtggtATAATAGTATAATCTCACATTCTCCCAAAAAACCTAAGTAGTATAATAGTATAATCTCGTGAATCCATCGTACCCCTCCGAGACAATGCTTTTATTCTCTAGCAATCTCGGAGAACTGAGCCTTCTCTGGGCCATCAGCTAATGGGTTGATCGGGCCACTGTCCGGACCGGATTAAAGGGTCAGGGTATTGggccgctctgataccatgataagtttcttgggcttccacttaaaaccaattggcaattagtggtgtgacccaagtcccttatatattactaatgtCCCTTTCATATTTCCAATGTGGGATCTTTATCCCAACAATTTTTTCCATCATGGattttatttaacaatttttatttgtaatattttttactatGAAGTACTCGTCAACCAGTCTAATAAATTAATCCATcaacttaaaataaattgaGATAATTTACTAATTGATATATCATCATCAAACATGATCAATACCATCTAGCTAGATTCGATAATTGTTCAAATCTTTTATGTatttcaatgaaaaaaaaacaataaaaggaaaaaagtaGCACAAAAGGAAGTTTATCTAcgaatttaagaaaaaaagaaaaacaaatttattttatatatatattcttgttCGAAGGTGAAAATTATGTAAGCATTCTCACAATAGAAATAAGAGAAAGCCCTAGCAGACTTGTTGCATTCTCAGCtaaagagaaacagagaaagatAGAGAAAACGCGAGAGCTTATCATGGCTACTTCAACAGATGAAACCAGAAAAGTTATAATAACACCAGAAGATATAGAAGCTGCGGAAACATTAGTAGCACTAAGCCGAGATAAAATATATCATCgaagagaagaagctgaagatGTAACTAGACAGTCGTCTAATAAAAAGTCTAAAGCTGAAGATGTAACTAGACAATCGTCTAATAAAAAGTCCAAAGCTGAAGATGTAACTAGACAATCGTCTAATAGAAAGTCTAAAGCTGAAGATGTAACTAGACAATCGTCTAATAAAAAGTCTAAAGCTGAAGATGTAACTAGACAATCGTCTAATAAAAAGTCCCAAAGCTGAAGATGTAACTAGACAATCGTCTAATAAAAAGTCTAAAGCTGAAGATGTAACTAGACAATCGTCTAATAAAAATTCTAAAGCTGAAAAGGAGGCAGAGAAGTCCAAGGAAACCATGACGATTATTAAGGCATGGAACCTAGCTAAGCCCGACCCGGCGGAGAATATACCCAATGATGTTGCTGACATGGTGGAGCAAATCAGTGAACCGATAAAGAAGCAGGTTACGGTGAGTGACGTGAAGGATGATCTACGCAGACTCTTGTTAGGGAAGAATCAAGTGAAAAAAAAGATGCGTCCTCTTTTAACAGTTTCTGAGATTCATCGATTGACAGAAGGGCTTGATGTTACGGTGTATGGACCAGGGAATGTGGTTCGGGAGATGAAGTTCAAGATGTGGAACAAGGGCCAGCCTGTGTTGACTTCGGGATGGAAAGGGTTCGTGGATGCATGCAATCTCGAGGAGCATTGTGATTTTCTACATATTTGGATGTTTAGGCACAGAGAGACTCGTGAGCTTTGCTTCGTTATTGAAAAGACTAAGTACTCTGCAATAACGGAACCGCTGGGTAAGAAGATCTCTGACCAAATTAATTAGGGTTATTTcttagtgttttttttcttcttttttttggtagtGGAAAGATAGGTACAAAAGTGGTTTTTAGGTTTATCAATTTATAATTAGTGTCTTTTCACGAGGAATTGATTGAGGCAACCTTTCAAGATTCTAGTTATAGTTTTGTGTATGCTACTTATGGGTGTTTTTGTTGTCTACGAAGagaaaatttaccaaaaaaatgagTTAATTATGGGCGTTTTAGACTAAATATTATAAAGCATAAAAGATGGTTGATACTGACAAGTCCAGTAGGTCAtagataatctttttttttttggtcatagATAATCGATCATCTATATATAGACCGGGTCGAATTTTGGCATTGATTTTTCATTCAGGAAAGTGAGATTATTTGCACACGAACAAATGCAATTAAATTAAGTGAATTAAAGACAGAGAAACATTTGTTATGTAAGAAAAAACTTGGTTGATGATATGCATTCTAGCTCTTACCAATCCAATCCAGCTTCAGTAATTTCTGTACGTAAATTAGCAGTTAGACTAGACGTCTCATACGAATTTACTAATGTCTATTCCAAGTCGAGAACTACCTGTAAATACATGTTTCAGATCTCAGACTACTTAATTTAGAAACACTACCAATAGCTACTTTCTTAATTGACTTTCCCATATAGGCTATAGAAATTAGAAAGATCATTGTCAACATATTGGCAACACTCAgatatgaataatatatatacaactaaATACGAAACTACGTTAATTATTAATATCCAGGAAATGCAGTAATATATCAAGCTGACCAGATAGTTAAGAAACATATAGTGTCAATTTAATAGTTTTTGCTTAATCggtttaacatattttaatacAAGATTTCATGACATGCAATAATGTCAAACTTTTctaatcacatatatatatatatatatactagggccggcccgccctacgggcgggatgaaaataacaaaaaaattaaatagtttgaaaaaatatttaatataaatttttattgtttcaaaatataaatattagttaaattgTGTACATGTTATTGTATTTGAAGacttaaataaactaaattatctGAAAAAATCagtattgattttttaaaaattaatattacttgttatttttttaaatatgatttttattgcTTGTTAAAAGGTTTAATAGAAAGTTGTAAAGTATTTCAAGATGCCATGgaattttatattaaagttGGAAATAAATTCACATATTTTGTTTAACTATAATCAAACTTGTAAATAATTCACATatgttgtttaattttatatactttagtgaattatcttatgttttaactaaatttagtttttacaGTAGATTATAGTTAAAATTGTTCTATTTTAGTTTTGGTATATAGAGTTGATGAtctatttgttttggtttatgttatctattttttttatatgttctGTGTTAGGTTATATTATAATGTGTCTCTTACTCAGACTGTGATGTATACTTTTTTCTCTCATATCAGTTGTGTATTTAtgttcaaagtttttttttttttgaaattcacGATGCaaccttttaaaatattatttgtttacttAGATGTATAGAATAAGctaagatattttatatatatcataaaaacaaacttataattttttcttatatttattgtttCCTTTATGTATTGGTCTATTTTGTTTCACCAATGACATACAACCGTTtcatttatacttttaaaatttgtCAAATAACATTAAAGTCTATTATTCTAGTTCCATGAAATAATGCCTAGATGGGATTCTACCAACGGCTAACACTTGTTTTGTTTAGTGTCTTTATATGTTTATCCAACATTAGTTAACTGACTCGAACTCTATTCgaagttgctcaaaaaaaaaaaaaaaaaatcgaactcTATTCTACATATTAATCAGATGACCTTGCGTACAAAGACATAGGAACGGTTAAGGACGCAGTAAAGAATAGAAATTTATACACCAGTGATGATACTTTTTGGTTTAAGCTCTAGAACTGAATCTAGTAGCTTTGAAATGCCATCTGCAGGTGTGTTAGAATTGAAGTTTGTTTGTAAGTGtactgaaaaattaatattttaaaaataattaataaatatgtagTATACTATcttagttaaattttataaattttaatttcagaTATTGTTAGTAGGAATATTTGATATACT is a genomic window containing:
- the LOC108808800 gene encoding putative B3 domain-containing protein At4g03170: MVSERAQYPDPLIRSGQWPDQPIKLMVQRRLSSPRLLENKSIVSEEYDGFARLMVIRTIISREGVGIKIPHWKYERDINNRLIKSPKAEDVTRQSSNKKSKAEDVTRQSSNKNSKAEKEAEKSKETMTIIKAWNLAKPDPAENIPNDVADMVEQISEPIKKQVTVSDVKDDLRRLLLGKNQVKKKMRPLLTVSEIHRLTEGLDVTVYGPGNVVREMKFKMWNKGQPVLTSGWKGFVDACNLEEHCDFLHIWMFRHRETRELCFVIEKTKYSAITEPLGKKISDQIN
- the LOC108808799 gene encoding putative B3 domain-containing protein At4g03170, with amino-acid sequence MPTSAEETTDFIITREDRQAAKTLVALSQGKRYHPREEGEEKCKEVDNSEETMMIIKAWNLAKPDPVENIPSNVADLVERFSEPIKKQLRVSDVKDNLRRLLLGKDQVNKKMRPLLIGSEIKRLREGLDVTVYGPGNVVQNMTFKKWTKGQPVLTSGWKGFVDACELKEHCDFLHIWMFRHRVTRKLCFVIEKTNYSTITKPLAKEISDQIN